Proteins co-encoded in one Brassica rapa cultivar Chiifu-401-42 chromosome A02, CAAS_Brap_v3.01, whole genome shotgun sequence genomic window:
- the LOC103853259 gene encoding E3 ubiquitin-protein ligase At1g63170, which produces MDVSSIGRNTSQTDQDPLLMEEHHHNHEHIVDITGNDYDSSSSRSSLDELTPHHQLQERASSSNATQLPPPPSQQRADGGRTSSTSTSRRSPLNSGLWISVELVVTVAQIVAAIVVMVLAKDEHPEAPLFTWVVGYTSGCVATLPILYWRFRTYNRGTGGQDSSQRGSTSSTQGNNSNPSESMPYTPVSADQVPPDEENTTNRNNQVGDSLRTRLNGLVDHFKMAIDCFFAVWFVVGNVWIFGGHSSPSDSPKLYRLCIAFLTFSCIGYAMPFILCATICCCLPCLISVLGFRENFSQTRGATAEAINALPVYKFKTKSRNDLEFSEEGEGGFLLQGSEKKRLISGEDASCCICLARYGDDEEVRELPCLHVFHVDCVDKWLKINATCPLCKNEVGESSTSSSSS; this is translated from the exons ATGGACGTTTCTTCCATTGGTCGAAATACATCCCAAACTGATCAAGATCCTTTGTTGATGGAGGAACACCACCATAACCACGAGCACATCGTTGACATCACTGGCAACGACTACGACTCTTCTTCGTCAAGATCTTCTCTCGATGAGCTAACTCCGCATCATCAACTTCAAGAGAGGGCATCATCATCTAACGCTACACAACTCCCACCTCCTCCTTCTCAGCAAAGAGCAGATGGTGGCCGCACTAGTAGTACTAGTACTAGTAGGAGGAGTCCATTGAACTCTGGCCTTTGGATTTCTGTTGAGTTAGTTGTCACCGTTGCTCAGATTGTTGCTGCCATTGTTGTTATGGTTCTTGCTAAAGATGAACATCCCGAAGCCCCGTTGTTTACATGGGTTGTTGGGTATACCTCTGGCTGCGTTGCCACTCTCCCTATTCTCTATTGGCGTTTTCGCACTTATAACCGAGGTACAGGTGGCCAAGATTCTTCACAACGTGGTAGTACTTCTTCTACACAGGGCAATAATAGTAACCCTTCAGAGTCCATGCCGTATACACCCGTCTCTGCGGATCAAGTGCCACCAGACGAAGAAAACACCACCAATAGGAACAATCAAGTTGGGGATAGCTTAAGAACAAG ATTGAATGGGCTAGTGGACCATTTCAAGATGGCGATTGACTGTTTCTTTGCGGTGTGGTTTGTTGTGGGGAATGTATGGATCTTTGGAGGTCACTCATCTCCTTCTGATTCTCCTAAACTCTACAG GTTATGTATAGCGTTCCTTACTTTCAGTTGCATTGGATACGCAATGCCTTTCATACTATGCGCAACCATATGTTGTTGCTTGCCTTGCCTGATCTCTGTTCTCGGGTTTCGAGAAAACTTCTCACAAACAAGAGGAGCCACTGCTGAGGCCATCAACGCACTGCCTGTCTACAAGTTCAAAACAAAAAGCAGAAATGATCTGGAGTTTTCAGAGGAAGGTGAAGGTGGCTTTCTTCTACAAGGGTCTGAGAAGAAACGTCTTATATCAGGCGAAGATGCC AGCTGTTGTATCTGCTTGGCCAGATATGGAGACGATGAAGAAGTAAGAGAGCTGCCATGCTTGCATGTCTTTCATGTGGACTGTGTAGACAAATGGCTTAAAATCAATGCCACTTGCCCTCTCTGCAAAAATGAGGTCGGAGAAAGCAGCACTAGTTCTTCCTCTTCATAG
- the LOC103853260 gene encoding D-glycerate 3-kinase, chloroplastic isoform X2 → MAGATSSSLIWSPWQATLQQSTTTNNRFYLKKGYPFPCHSVYNTFSFKRRFLSSSKFNDDHVVTASSASSKLSLLQTHFSFSGCGCSWIQDNSMVLDSPTSYALLTSKKCPALPSKTVDVSSVSDLFEFICSGPLVDKIGITPDNVGQSIDKWLLYGSQLCRLFQLNELMLTIPQKARLYHYYIPVFVWCQDQIALHTSKFKDGDDVPPLVIGFSAPQGCGKTTLVFALDYLFKTTKMKSATISIDDFYLTAQGQAKLREENSGNALLEYRGNAGSHDLPFSVETIEALTQLTKDGMKMKVPRYDKSAYSGRGDRADATTWPEVEGPLKVILFEGWMLGFKPLPAEAVKAVDPQLETVNKNLEAYYEAWDKYINAWVVIKIKDPSYVYRWRLQAEIAMRQAGKPGMSDDEVNDFVSRYLPAYKAYLPTLYAEGPSGSDLERVLAIDIDEERNPILAT, encoded by the exons ATGGCGGGGGCaacatcatcaagtttgatatGGTCGCCATGGCAAGCCACTCTTCAGCAATCTACTACTACTAATAATAGATTTTATCTCAAAAAAGGCTATCCCTTTCCTTGTCACTCTGTTTACAATACTTTTAGTTTCAAAAGACGTTTTCTTTCCTCTTCCAAATTTAACGATGACCATGTCGTTACCGCTTCTTCTGCCTCCTCCAAGCTTTCTCTGCTTCAGACCCATTTCTCTTTCTCTG GGTGTGGTTGCTCGTGGATTCAAGACAATTCAATGGTTCTTGATTCGCCTACAAGTTATGCGCTGCTGACGTCCAAGAAATGCCCAGCATTACCAAGCAAAACAGTGGATGTCTCTTCAGTGTCTGACCTTTTTGAGTTCATTTGCTCGGGTCCACTCGTGGACAAGATCGGCATCACTCCTGATAATGTTGGTCAGTCCATTGACAAATGGTTGCTCTATGGCTCCCAGCTCTGCAGACTCTTTCAGCTTAATGAGCTTATGCTCACCATTCCCCAGAAGGCCAGGCTTTACCATTACTATATCCCCGTCTTTGTTTGGTGCCAAGATCAGATTGCTCTGCATACTTCCAAGTTTAAAGATGGAGATGATGTGCCTCCACTTGTG ATTGGATTCAGCGCCCCTCAAGGATGTGGCAAGACTACACTTGTGTTTGCACTTGATTATCTTTTCAAAACTACCAAAAT GAAGTCGGCAACAATATCCATAGACGATTTTTACTTGACTGCACAAGGCCAG GCTAAATTGAGAGAAGAGAATTCAGGAAATGCACTCCTAGAG TATCGTGGAAATGCAGGAAGCCATGATCTTCCATTCTCTGTCGAAACAATCGAAGCCCTGACTCAACTGACCAAGGACG GCATGAAGATGAAAGTTCCTCGGTACGATAAG TCTGCCTACAGCGGGAGGGGTGACAGAGCCGATGCAACAACATGGCCTGAAGTTGAAGGACCTCTAAAG GTTATTCTCTTTGAGGGATGGATGCTTGGTTTTAAACCTCTTCCTGCTGAAGCCGTTAAAGCAGTGGATCCTCAG CTGGAGACTGTGAACAAGAACCTTGAAGCGTATTACGAGGCATGGGACAAGTACATAAACGCTTGGGTGGTCATCAAAATCAAGGACCCAAGTTATGTATATAGGTGGCGTCTTCAG GCGGAAATAGCAATGAGGCAGGCTGGCAAACCAGGGATGTCAGATGATGAG GTGAATGATTTTGTGTCGAGGTATTTGCCGGCATATAAGGCATATCTTCCGACCCTGTACGCGGAAGGACCAAGCGGCTCTGACTTAGAGCGTGTGCTTGCGATAGATATCGATGAAGAAAGGAACCCCATACTCGCTACCTAA
- the LOC103853260 gene encoding D-glycerate 3-kinase, chloroplastic isoform X1: MAGATSSSLIWSPWQATLQQSTTTNNRFYLKKGYPFPCHSVYNTFSFKRRFLSSSKFNDDHVVTASSASSKLSLLQTHFSFSAIRVVGCGCSWIQDNSMVLDSPTSYALLTSKKCPALPSKTVDVSSVSDLFEFICSGPLVDKIGITPDNVGQSIDKWLLYGSQLCRLFQLNELMLTIPQKARLYHYYIPVFVWCQDQIALHTSKFKDGDDVPPLVIGFSAPQGCGKTTLVFALDYLFKTTKMKSATISIDDFYLTAQGQAKLREENSGNALLEYRGNAGSHDLPFSVETIEALTQLTKDGMKMKVPRYDKSAYSGRGDRADATTWPEVEGPLKVILFEGWMLGFKPLPAEAVKAVDPQLETVNKNLEAYYEAWDKYINAWVVIKIKDPSYVYRWRLQAEIAMRQAGKPGMSDDEVNDFVSRYLPAYKAYLPTLYAEGPSGSDLERVLAIDIDEERNPILAT; the protein is encoded by the exons ATGGCGGGGGCaacatcatcaagtttgatatGGTCGCCATGGCAAGCCACTCTTCAGCAATCTACTACTACTAATAATAGATTTTATCTCAAAAAAGGCTATCCCTTTCCTTGTCACTCTGTTTACAATACTTTTAGTTTCAAAAGACGTTTTCTTTCCTCTTCCAAATTTAACGATGACCATGTCGTTACCGCTTCTTCTGCCTCCTCCAAGCTTTCTCTGCTTCAGACCCATTTCTCTTTCTCTG CAATACGTGTTGTAGGGTGTGGTTGCTCGTGGATTCAAGACAATTCAATGGTTCTTGATTCGCCTACAAGTTATGCGCTGCTGACGTCCAAGAAATGCCCAGCATTACCAAGCAAAACAGTGGATGTCTCTTCAGTGTCTGACCTTTTTGAGTTCATTTGCTCGGGTCCACTCGTGGACAAGATCGGCATCACTCCTGATAATGTTGGTCAGTCCATTGACAAATGGTTGCTCTATGGCTCCCAGCTCTGCAGACTCTTTCAGCTTAATGAGCTTATGCTCACCATTCCCCAGAAGGCCAGGCTTTACCATTACTATATCCCCGTCTTTGTTTGGTGCCAAGATCAGATTGCTCTGCATACTTCCAAGTTTAAAGATGGAGATGATGTGCCTCCACTTGTG ATTGGATTCAGCGCCCCTCAAGGATGTGGCAAGACTACACTTGTGTTTGCACTTGATTATCTTTTCAAAACTACCAAAAT GAAGTCGGCAACAATATCCATAGACGATTTTTACTTGACTGCACAAGGCCAG GCTAAATTGAGAGAAGAGAATTCAGGAAATGCACTCCTAGAG TATCGTGGAAATGCAGGAAGCCATGATCTTCCATTCTCTGTCGAAACAATCGAAGCCCTGACTCAACTGACCAAGGACG GCATGAAGATGAAAGTTCCTCGGTACGATAAG TCTGCCTACAGCGGGAGGGGTGACAGAGCCGATGCAACAACATGGCCTGAAGTTGAAGGACCTCTAAAG GTTATTCTCTTTGAGGGATGGATGCTTGGTTTTAAACCTCTTCCTGCTGAAGCCGTTAAAGCAGTGGATCCTCAG CTGGAGACTGTGAACAAGAACCTTGAAGCGTATTACGAGGCATGGGACAAGTACATAAACGCTTGGGTGGTCATCAAAATCAAGGACCCAAGTTATGTATATAGGTGGCGTCTTCAG GCGGAAATAGCAATGAGGCAGGCTGGCAAACCAGGGATGTCAGATGATGAG GTGAATGATTTTGTGTCGAGGTATTTGCCGGCATATAAGGCATATCTTCCGACCCTGTACGCGGAAGGACCAAGCGGCTCTGACTTAGAGCGTGTGCTTGCGATAGATATCGATGAAGAAAGGAACCCCATACTCGCTACCTAA
- the LOC103853261 gene encoding cyclin-A2-4 yields MGKEKAVSGNTTIPLLARPITRALASALRASSKLVTSSDVAAITLINKGMVLRANSKRTALDDTTTNAPKKRAVLKDISNVTCENSYTTSCFSAAKTQVENVEQIEKGRAGSSKVASSSTTSEVTDNAKSKVVSDSAGVSLSGCTGTNKASCSFSRLPPRPPPVRSTSSTVETSSPKFIDIDSDVKDPLLCSLYAPEIHYNLRVAELKRRPCPGFMERTQRDVTQTMRGILVDWLVEVSEEYTLVPDTLYLTVYLIDWFLQGNYMERQRLQLLGVTCMLIASKYEEINAPRIEEFCSITDNTYTRDEVLEMESQVLKHFSFQIYTPTSKTFLRRFLRAAQASHFMMPSVEMEFLANYLTELTLVEYEFLKYLPSVIAASAVFLAKWTVNQSSHPWNPTLEHYTTYKASDLKTCVQALQELQLNTKGCPLNSIRMKYKQDKFKSVAVFISPKLPDRLF; encoded by the exons ATGGGGAAGGAGAAAGCTGTTTCTGGAAACACCACCATTCCGCTCCTTGCTCGCCCTATAACTCGTGCCCTTGCTTCTGCTCTGCGTGCTTCTTCTAAACTGGTTACATCTTCAGATGTGGCTGCCATCACACTGATCAACAAGGGAATGGTTCTGAGAGCAAACAGTAAAAGAACAGCCTTGGATGATACGACAACCAATGCACCTAAGAAGAGAGCTGTTCTTAAGGATATCTCAAATGTTACCTGCGAGAATTCTTATACCACAAGCTGCTTCAGTGCAGCTAAAACACAG GTGGAAAATGTTGAGCAGATAGAGAAGGGAAGGGCAGGTTCTTCCAAGGTGGCATCATCTTCTACTACTTCGGAAGTTACAGATAATGCAAAGTCAAAAGTTGTGTCTGATTCAGCAGGAGTAAGCTTGTCTGGCTGTACAGGCACAAACAAAGCATCTTGTAGCTTTTCCAGGTTGCCTCCAAGACCACCCCCTGTGAGATCAACTTCTTCTACAG TTGAGACAAGTAGCCCAAAATTCATTGACATTGATTCAGATGTTAAGGATCCTCTACTCTGTAGCCTTTATGCACCTGAAATACACTACAACCTGCGTGTTGCTGAG CTTAAACGCAGACCATGTCCTGGTTTTATGGAGAGAACACAAAGAGATGTGACTCAGACAATGAGGGGAATCCTGGTTGATTGGCTTGTTGAG GTCTCAGAGGAATACACACTTGTACCTGACACTCTCTACCTCACAGTGTATCTCATAGATTGGTTTCTGCAAGGGAACTACATGGAAAGACAAAGACTTCAATTGCTCGGTGTCACTTGTATGCTCATTGCTTC GAAGTATGAGGAAATCAATGCACCACGCATTGAAGAGTTCTGCAGCATAACGGATAACACTTACACAAGAGATGAGGTGTTGGAAATGGAGAGCCAAGTACTGAAGCATTTTAGCTTTCAAATTTACACTCCCACTTCTAAAACATTCCTCAGGAGGTTTCTCCGAGCAGCTCAAGCTTCTCACTTT ATGATGCCAAGTGTGGAAATGGAGTTTCTGGCGAATTATCTGACGGAACTGACGTTAGTAGAGTATGAGTTCTTGAAGTATCTTCCTTCGGTTATAGCTGCATCGGCTGTGTTTCTTGCCAAGTGGACAGTGAACCAATCAAGCCACCCTTGG AATCCAACACTGGAGCATTACACAACGTACAAAGCCTCGGATCTTAAAACATGTGTTCAGGCCTTGCAAGAGCTGCAGCTGAACACCAAAGGATGTCCCTTAAACTCCATACGCATGAAGTACAAACAAGACAAG TTCAAATCCGTAGCAGTGTTCATTTCTCCTAAGCTACCTGATAGGCTATTCTGA